Within the Tachysurus fulvidraco isolate hzauxx_2018 chromosome 3, HZAU_PFXX_2.0, whole genome shotgun sequence genome, the region gataatatttaaatgatttaattctTTATCTTGGCATGTCTGCCAGAACATTTTAATATCAATATGCAAAAATATGTGCTGTCTAGCATCACGGTGATCGAAAAATGAGTTTACAGCTTCAGAAGAAACcctttttctgctgtaattCTGTGTGTAATGTACCATTGTGTATTTTCCTTGCCAGATGTTTTGCCTACTTCTGGGAATGACAGGAGTATAATCTGTGTtcttaaaacaaaatgcaaattaTGAACAATTAACGTTCGGTGGGTTTCAGCTGAAGTCACTGTATTGAGAATTTGTGTTGTAGATAAATTATTCTGCCAAAAAGCAGATGTTCATACATGTATAGCTTCTATAAAGGAGCTGTCTGGAATTTTACTCTTATTTTTTGCTTCTCAAGTATTGAGATCCTGCTACATAACTCTCATTATGGGTTTTATATAGaacgtaaataaaaacaattattatttcacatctctttgtatgtggttgtgtgttaGATTCTTCATTGGAATGACTTGAAAACAAGAAGCTACATAGTAAACACTTTATTCAACTAGACGAGGCTGCGATCAAACGTGAATGTTTTCTATAGTCAGTTCACGTTCCACCTTTACAAACAAATGACATTACAGAGGATATGATTTTTGCACCGATAACAAGTGTTGcttgatgacaaaaaaaaaataatttttttttatagaattgtCAATCAACATTATAATCTATATGGAGTGTAATCTACTTACACACGTCTACACCCAGCCTGCAGTATAGCTTGAAATCAGTGTCTGAAATGAATCACATATTCGGCTAACAAGGTCTATGAATTTACATCCGTGAGCGTCACTGAGCAAAATTCACCAAGCCGTCTATTCTCAATGTTTACTTCAACACGACAGCGGATAGATAAGGACAAGTGAAATAGCAGACTTTCCAActagcaaaaacagcaaactgaGTTATTCTGAATCTGACATAACACAAATCAAATTAAAGTGGTACTGGTTAATTAGTAGTGATTAGTAAATTCAGCACACAGAATGATCCATTTGAATATGATGATGCTACAGATGACCAGAAGGCTCCAAATGATGTTAGTGCACATAGTTTTGTAAAAGTATTAACAAAAGTGATAGTGCAATTCATTTAATTTCTGATTatcaagggttttttttaagagaaaacCCTTTCACAGTATGATGTTAAAGCACTGCTCAATTCCCTTGTTtcctaaaaaataaagaaaactgacAATAGGGTATACGGACCAAAAGAAACCCCATTTCTCTTTAACAAAATGTAATCAAACCAAACGCAAGGGATATAAACAGTGGAGCTTTTTCTGGCAGCATTGGGTAGAGAGGATACAGTGATATAAACActtgttaaaaatgttacaaataGTTAAAAACTGATTATTAGCTAAGAGGTATCAGTGTTTCCATAGGGGATGTGGTCAGGTTTAAAGTTTCTTTGCCCAGCAGGAAAAATGTATCTGGTGATCAAGAAATGGTCCcaaatgttgtatttatttgtgtgcaGGAGGTCACCACCAGTTAGCATGCCAGCAGCATTAAATGGCCTTCTGGAGAACTTGGAACAAAAACGTTTATTACTTACTGGCTCTGATCAGCATCAGTACTACCTACTGAATAAAAACCCGACTGAGCTGGATTAATCTGAAGATTTCTGAAGTTTAAAAACATGATGATATGACCCGTTAGTCTAATCAGTGGTGAGATTAAAATAGGAATTCCTATGAGCACTGTTTGTTTCTGCAGTAGTTATGCCCTCCACAAGGGGGCACCAAATGAGAGTAAAAATCACTAAAGTATTGAATAGATATCACAAACAGCTTTATGTTCCAAAAGATGTAGTTAGTGAAACGAGTCTAAATGTTTTGCAGCTTTGTGACTGGTTAGACCCTGAGAATGACCACAACCTAACCATTTAAATTCAAAAGTGTTGTTAACTAAAGactactagaaaaaaaaaatccaaatataaATGTGCGTTAACCGAGAAGGTATGATAAAGGCAGGATTAATCACTGTATTAAAGGCAGAGGTGCTGGTGAAGGTGTTCCTTTCGAGGCCAGCATGACTGCAGCTCTCTCAGGGCCGCTCAAATGTGCTCAGGGTGAGACTGCAGGCAGGAGATCATGTCCTGAACTGGCTTGCCATCAAAGCAGATCTGATACACGGCGGTGAACAAGGGAAACCTAGAACACAAggcaatatttattttattatttattatttactatgtAAGGAATAACTATAGTAGAATGGGGTGGAGTAATATGGCCTGTCAGGATAACAGCATAACAgcatgtaattaaaaaataatattattttttactcttttttccccactatAACTGAATAATGTCTGTTCTTTAACATTGCTTACTGTACATCACTTAAAAATAGTTCCCTTAACCACTTTTTTTTCACTGCTGTTGAAGTTCATTAGGAAAATGCAGCTTGTTACAGGACTGAGAAACTATAAAGCATTTACAGTGGAGACAAAAAGGCTCATCTCCTCATCCCTCCACATATACCGAGCATGAACTATAAAATTCCCTGTGATGGGTGtgactacatttacatttctggcatttagcagacacccatatccagagtgacttagattttatttcaatttatacaactgagcaattgaggccTTGCTCAATGTccagcagcggcagcttggtggagctggaATTTGAACTCCGGTCACTAGtcgaacgccttaaccactaggctaccacatccccttaATCTTAAACTCAGCatatcacatcacattacattacaattaGACATGGATCAGTGTAGGTATTGTGTAGTTCTGCTACGCTGGGATCGGACCAGACAGAGTAGCCTTCGTTCCCTTCATGTATCAATCATTATTGGAGCACTTTTTGTAACACTATGCATACCGGGAAAACCCCACAAAACTTACTGTTTAGAGATGCTCTGACTCAGTCGACTAACCATCGCAATTTGGCCAATGTCAAAGTTTTTCCtgttccaacacatcaactgaCTGTTCACATGCTGCCGAATATATCCCAGTCCTTTATCTCCCTGCCGTTCTAACACGCTAATCAATCATAATCGAGATAATTATTCACTTCACCAATCAGTTGTTTATGGCTGATCGCTGTATTAACATGCACTGAAATAATTCTTTGAGATTCCTTGCATACTTCTTTGCCTTGCACTACTCACATCTGCATTGCACAAATCAAACATTTGTCAGCACTGTAGTAGAACAGATTACATAAAAATTTAAATGCCATGGTAAAAGTATAAGGAAACCTGTTATGAGggaaaaaattagaaaaaaaaaataatgcactGACTTTTCCACTAGGCCCTTCTGCTTGAGGATGTGGTTCACTTCAGCAGATGTCATTGGCCCTTGAAGCTTCTGACCATTCAGCATCTCCTTCTCGAGTGCCTCAATGCTCTAGGACAAGAAAATGCAGTAACCCCATTAACCAGAAGCTCAGCACAGGTTGAAATCATGACATTAAAGTTGATCTAAAGGTTGATCAGTGGTTCATCTTTAACATTTCAAGCCTACAGGAGTAACACTAAATATTCTCCCATGCATTAATGATATTGCTGCACACCTTGCCTGACGTGACGAAGGCCTCTGCTACGCGACGGTTGCGTCCGCCATAGCAGGTGGTGATGAGGTCAGCTACTCCACAGCTTTCCAAAAAGGTAGCAGAAGATACAGAGCCGTCTTTACTGAACAGCTTGGCAAAGGCAATCATCTCCATCAGCCCAAGCCTGATCACTGCTGCTTTAGTATTGTCTCCACACTTTAGGCCATCACAAAAACCTGCTCCCACAGCCACGATGTTCTGGAAAGCAGAggcaaaaaacaacaataataaaaaattaattatataaaatagaaaaatgggGGTTGgcaggtaagtaagtaagtaagtaagtaagtaagtaaataaataaataggataggaaaaacaacaataacaaaaaagaaacccagaactactactgctattattattattaaggtatATATGATCTGCTAAAGTCCAGATGTGTGTAAACTATAATAAGAGTCATTATGATGTGCAATGCTTAACACAAGTAGTTTACAAAAAGCCACAGAAATCACATCTAACATAAATCTATTGTTTCTGTCTCCATAACTTGACCGACACAAGGTACGGGGTAAACGTAAACTCCTGTCAACTTtgcatttaaagcattttcGCTTATATAAGCAAGCACAATTAAGGCTCAGTTCTGAAGAGTTATTGCTGCGTTACACAGGGCATTTAATGTGTGATGCATGCATATGAGTCACACTTCAGCTCATATGCCCTCTCTATACATAGAGACACTTTTCCTGGGAAATCAGCCAACATGAGTGCCATATACTTTGAGAGCTCCACACAGCTCCACGGTGTCTGCGTCATCCACGACAGTGATGCGGAAGTTGGGTGTCTGCAGAAGATCCTTAAAAAGCTGTCCGTTCTCCAAGATTTTACTGCCTGGAAAGTGAAGAGCAAAAAGCAGCACTGCTTAGTTCCTTCCACTGGTTATACATAATCCCTTCTAACCTTGCACACTGAAGCTGCTACTCCATCATTCCAGCAGCGGTGCATCTTTATAAACAGTTGTTGAAATGAAAACAAGGTTCTGTAAAAGGCTGAATATTCTGACAGTGCAGCAAACCTGTTACAGCATCTGGTTAAAAGATTTGTCATGATGTGTGATAAAAGTACAGTTTATAGTTAAACAGCACAAGATATGCGGGTGTCAAATCACCCAATTCTTGCTTAAGGTCAGTCCTagcaatgtaaataatatacgAGTTGGGAAAGATGTTactgctgccactgctgggcacttgagcaaggcccttaaccctttctgctccagtggtgctgcatcatggctgaccctgcgctctgaccccaacctccaaagctgtgatatgtgaagaaagaattttaggGTAATCTTAGTTACCAGAGGTTTAAGgtttacaataaaaagcttAGAGGTTTAAACGAAATATAATCTACGCGTTTGACcatgaataaaacactgcacTGAAACCAATGCTAGATAGAGCAGGTTTAGAAAGGCTCAGTGAAAGGGTTAAAGGTTCAAGGACATAAGCATATTCCTAATACTGAGTCATAGGTACTATATTAGAACGAAAGCAGATGACAGCATGATGCAGTCGCACTAAAAGAAGAGGGTCTTTACCACAGCACTGTAATTTGCAGGTGATGACTTTATTTCCTACAAATCACAGAATGGCATTTCAGTTATACTTGAAGGCTTGAAGTTCATTCCGGTTAGTATGTAGGTCTTTCTTTTGTAGTCCATACTGATGTCACCACCAACATTATAGCGAAAATGAAGCTAACCCCTGTAAATATGTTGGCCGGAGAATTACAAGTTGTATCTTTTTTCCTCTTACCGATTGTGGTTTCACAGAACTTCTCATCCGCCACCTCATTAGCAATGTTGGCCCCCATTAAGACACTGACATCAATACCCATCTTCTCCCGAATGATATCAGAGATGAGTTTCAGCCCCCCAGGTCCCTCATCAATACCCTAAAGAGaaacaatagatagataaagtTTACTCGGATGTGTTTTATGCAAGTCTCAACATCTGTTCCTTTGGAAGCATTAAGCTGTGAACTGCAGctgctccaaaaaaaaacatcttgaagAGCTTTTTGCCAAATGACTCATGAAATaaggaggaaaaataaagaatggGAGTTAGAAATGCAGATCAGGAATGTGgtatgttttttaatgattaaaaggCATTCAAAATGAATAAAGCCATCTACATTTCATGAAggcagaaatcttttttttaaaaagtggatTATGTCATggttaaaagcaataaaaaaacgtGACAGTCGCAAAGTAACTAGAGTGAATTTCAATGAGAGCCAAGTAAGGCTAAATGGAGGGATAAATTagaacagtaataaaagagagaaagagagagagagtgagtgtgtgtgagtgagagagagtgtgtgagtgagagatagagaacCTGAAActcaaaaataaacagagaataaGCAGCTGGCCAGGCAGCCAGCAGTCCGTGTTTGACTCATAAGTCGTGCTCACATATGGTGCactcccctacacacacacacacacacacacacacacacacacacacacacacacacacacacacacacacacacacacacactcagcccaCATCATTACTCAGCACCTATTTTGTATAGAACAGAGAGTTGGAAGTGTAGAGAACTTGTGCTGGGGAAA harbors:
- the gpd1l gene encoding glycerol-3-phosphate dehydrogenase 1-like protein, producing the protein MSAPLKVCIVGSGNWGSAIARIIGHNAQKLQSFATTVKMWVYEENINGRKLTDIINTDHENVKYLPGYKLPENVIAVPELRDAADGADLLVFVVPHQFIRKLCDEMVGCVSKTARGISLIKGIDEGPGGLKLISDIIREKMGIDVSVLMGANIANEVADEKFCETTIGSKILENGQLFKDLLQTPNFRITVVDDADTVELCGALKNIVAVGAGFCDGLKCGDNTKAAVIRLGLMEMIAFAKLFSKDGSVSSATFLESCGVADLITTCYGGRNRRVAEAFVTSGKSIEALEKEMLNGQKLQGPMTSAEVNHILKQKGLVEKFPLFTAVYQICFDGKPVQDMISCLQSHPEHI